TAGAAAGCAGCACCTATACAGACATCAGCAAGACTAACCAGGCCGTGAACACCGCTTCTGCCATTAGATCTATCTCCGGTACGGTTACTTCATTCTCTACCTTAACGGTATCAGACATCAACCAACCGCTGCCTGTGACCTTAATGCACTTCAACGCCAAGCGTGACGGCGAAGCAGCACAGTTAACCTGGGCTACCGCTGCTGAGATTGACAACGCCGGCTTTGACATTGAAGCTTCTACAGACGCGGTGAACTTTGAGAAAATCGGGTTTGTGGCCTCTAATGGTGGCAACTCTACCGTGGTGAAGAACTACAACTACACAGACAACCGCCCGAACAAGATGGGAACCATCTATTACCGCTTAACCCAGGTAGACACAGACGGAAAATCTACTACCTATGGCATGAAGCCGGTAACATTCAACGGCGTGATCTCTAGCTCTTCGGCCTACCCTAACCCGTTCACCTCAGAAGTTACCGTCGCCTTCGTAGCCGACAGAAAACAACAGGTGACCCTGCGCTTGACAGATGCCATGGGCAAAGTGGTTCTGCAGAAAGTAGTGACCGCTGACGCTGGTTCTAACCAGCAAACCCTCAGCCTTGACAACTCTGTACCTGCGGGCATCTACATCTTGACAGTAGTGTCAGACAAAGGACAGGAGAACATTAGAGTGGTGAAACAATAAGCCCCTCCTATTCCCAAAAGAAAAAAGGCTGCCTCAAAAGGCAGCCTTTTTTTTATGTCCAGGCCAGAGCCATTGATAAGTTTTGCCCTGCGCCCCTACCAGAAACCACAACGCGTAAATAGCAGGTTAGGCCCTCCAGACCAATCCCAAATCCTGCTCCCTCGCTGGTAGGTGCCAAGCTGGGTAATTTCCGTTTTGGGGCTCATTTCTGGAAATGAGCCCCAAAACGGAAATTGAATTCCGGTGAACTCAAAAATGACCCTCGCCCTAAAAGCCAGACACGCACCTGTTCCAGCACAAGGCCACCCTGCCTGATTGATTGGTACAAATACGGTATGTGTTCATTAAATACTGAATTTGCAGATTTTGGGCTGGAAAACGCCTTTTCGCAGGAATATTCCCCCCTCCTTTTTCCGTAAGGGCAGGCATGGCAGCCAGCAACTACCGTTTACATGCGTTCAGCTGCTTGACGGCCTTAGCAAAGGCAACCTGTTGGGCAGCCCAGAGGACAAGCGCCCCCAGACAGCGCCAGGGCGAAAAATTTCAAAGGAAACGTAAAAGCATTGCATCCAAATAAACAATACAGTATGAATTCTGCCATGCGCCAGGGGGTGACAAGTAGTGTGTTCGGGAAGTACCAAGCCCCTTCGCAATTTTTAGATGAAGTCTTTCAACCCACCGGTGAAATAAAACCAGAGTACCAGGGCATTTACGAGCAGTTCCTGCAATTTTCCAAAGATGATTTCAGGGAACTCAATGAACACGCCAAGATGTCTTTTTTCAACCAGGGCATCACCTTCTCGGTGTACAACTACAAAGCCAAAGGCGTGGAGCGCATCTTCCCGTATGACCTGTTCCCCAGGGTGATTCAGGCGGCGGAATGGGCGCGCCTGGAGGAAGGCATCTTGTAGCGGTGCACAGCGCTCAACCTGTTCATTCAAGACATTTACAACAGCAAGCACATCCTCAAAAACAAGGTAGTGCCGGCAGACCTTATCTTCTCTTCTAAGAACTACCTCAAGGCCATGCAGGGCATTAAACCGGTGGGGGGCATCTACAACCATATCTCCGGCACTGACCTGATCAAACACAGTAATGGTCAGTACTACGTGCTGGAAGACAACATCCGCTGCCCGTCAGGCATTAGTTATTTACTCACCAACCGGGTGGCCATGAAAAGGGCGCTGCTGCACCTGTTCAAGCAATTCAACGTGAGCACGGTGCAGGAGTACCCGCAGGAGTTGCTGGCTACCATGCAGTCTGTGGCGCCAGATGGCGTAGATGTGCCCACATGCGTGGTGCTCACGCCCGGCGTGTATAACTCCGCCTATTTTGAGCACGCCTACCTGGCCCTTAACATGGGCATACCCTTGGTGGAGGGCCGTGACCTGTACGTGGAGAAGAATTTTGTGTACATGAAGACCATTAACGGCCCGCAGAAAGTAGATGTGGTGTACCGCCGCTTAGACGATGATTTCCTGGACCCCCTGGCGTTCAACCCAGATTCCATGCTGGGCGTGCCCGGCATTATGGGGGCGTACCGCGAAGGCAACATTTCCTTGCTCAATGCCCCGGGCACGGGTTTCGCAGATGACAAAGCGGTGTACACCTATGTACCAGACATCATTAAGTACTACCTTAACCAGGAGCCCATCTTAAACAACGTGCAAACGTACCGCTGTGAAAAGGAAGATGACTTTAAGTACGTGCTGGAGAACATGGCCAAGTTGGTGGTGAAACCCGTGGATGAAAGCGGTGGCTACGGCATCTTGATCGGGAACAAGGCCAGCCACGCCGAACTCGCAGAATTCAAGCACCTCATCACCCAGAACCGCCGCAAGTACATTGCCCAGCCCATCATGGACCTGTCTACCCACGCCACCTTCATTGAAGGCGAAGACCGGTTTGAGCCCCGGCATGTAGACTTGCGCACGTTCGCGCTGCTGGGCAAAGACCGCCAGTTTGTGTTGAAAGGGGGGCTGTCACGCGTGGCCCTTAAAAAGGGCAGCCTGGTTGTGAACTCCTCTCAGGGCGGCGGCTCCAAAGACACCTGGGTGCTGGAACCCTAACCCAAGCCCTCCAGGAATTGGGGTGCGCCCGTTTACAAAGTGTATACATCTTTTTGCGCTTTAGAAACCAACCAGCCTTCTAAAGCGCAAAACCATTCCCATCAACCAAAAAGAAACCACCTACCACACCATACACTACTTACATGCTGTCAAGAATTGGAAATAGCTTGTTTTGGATGGGCCGCTACCTGGAAAGAGCTGAACATATTGCCCGGTTTACGCGGGTGCAGTTCATGTCATCTGTAGATGCGCCCGTGGGGCAAAGCCGGGAGACCGTGCTGGCCTCCATTCTGGAGATGTCGGCTAACCGCCCAGGGTATTTTGCCGCCCACCCGGAACTGCATGACGAAGCCGTTTTAACCTATACCACTATTGCAGAGAACAATCCCTTCTCTATTCTGGCTTACCTGAACATGGTGCGGGAGAACGCCCGCGGGGCCCGCGACAGCATCTCCATTGAGCTCTGGGAGTCCATCAACTCCTTTTACCACCGCATGAACGCCTTCGCTGAAGCTGGTTTCCATTCAGCGGAGATTGAGTATTTCACCAAGCGCATGGAAGAAAGCAGCTACGTGATCAAAGGGCATATTGACAACACCCTGCTCCGCAATGAAGTATGGATGCTGCTGTCTCTGGACATGCACCTGGAACGGGCCGTGCAGGTCTGCCTCATCTTGCTTACCAAACTCAAAGACATTGAGAAACTGGACGCAGCCAAACAGGGCGGCGCCGTGGAGACCTACCAATGGATGACCACCTTGCAAAGCATTGAGTCTTTTGACATGTTCATGCGGTGCCAGAAAACCAGCCCCACCAAACACACCGTGCTGGACTTCCTGCTCTTTGACTCGGCCTTCCCAAAGTCCATTGCGTTCAGCCTGGCCTGCGTGAAACAGTACATTG
This region of Rufibacter sp. LB8 genomic DNA includes:
- a CDS encoding alpha-E domain-containing protein — its product is MLSRIGNSLFWMGRYLERAEHIARFTRVQFMSSVDAPVGQSRETVLASILEMSANRPGYFAAHPELHDEAVLTYTTIAENNPFSILAYLNMVRENARGARDSISIELWESINSFYHRMNAFAEAGFHSAEIEYFTKRMEESSYVIKGHIDNTLLRNEVWMLLSLDMHLERAVQVCLILLTKLKDIEKLDAAKQGGAVETYQWMTTLQSIESFDMFMRCQKTSPTKHTVLDFLLFDSAFPKSIAFSLACVKQYIEGIPFQEDKKKGSLNFIAGKLACHYQYNTIEDIETSPVEFLETTLQNIYDLAHLLDVKYLKYN